A genomic region of Candidatus Zixiibacteriota bacterium contains the following coding sequences:
- a CDS encoding phospholipase D-like domain-containing protein, giving the protein MKLEILNQYAGVNPVGDIIINTLNRDRAKFQHVKFLMAFVSDYGLSYICKALKTYYDSGGILEFIVGIDNGITSFNALAYINRSFPETDLFVLHDSSSKCCFHTKVVIFEGEKYVTVLLGSANLTLGGLYANCETTAIIELDREKDSDIVDSIQSIWNCFRNPKGPLNQNNIQQVSSEWLKKVKATLIKWNKRHKKVGNKSKMDFAFASVPFILPRFAKINIRNSLKKVTRVDNISGQTFYLEIYKETGLGGTQVQIPTKALPFFNKNIGRPIHIRIKVADTDVRDAYIHHFRNNTHRITIRELSGIKRPAIVKFKKSSHEYNTYTCDIITGGQYTKSLAKCKNKTRSGAKGWGIE; this is encoded by the coding sequence ATGAAATTAGAGATTCTGAATCAGTATGCTGGCGTCAATCCCGTTGGTGATATCATTATAAATACACTAAATAGGGATAGAGCCAAATTCCAACATGTAAAGTTCCTAATGGCTTTTGTTAGCGATTATGGTCTATCATATATTTGTAAAGCACTTAAGACCTATTATGATTCTGGAGGGATCCTGGAATTTATTGTGGGTATCGATAATGGTATCACGTCATTTAACGCTTTAGCATATATCAATAGGTCATTCCCGGAAACGGATCTGTTTGTTCTTCATGACTCATCATCAAAATGCTGTTTTCATACGAAGGTCGTCATATTTGAGGGAGAAAAATATGTTACTGTGCTCTTGGGCTCGGCTAATCTTACCCTCGGTGGACTATATGCCAACTGTGAGACTACTGCTATCATTGAGCTTGATAGGGAAAAGGACTCGGATATCGTAGATTCTATTCAATCTATTTGGAATTGCTTTAGAAACCCGAAGGGTCCATTGAATCAGAACAATATACAGCAAGTATCTTCGGAATGGCTCAAGAAAGTAAAGGCAACACTAATAAAATGGAATAAAAGACATAAAAAGGTTGGTAATAAGAGCAAAATGGATTTTGCCTTCGCTTCGGTTCCTTTCATATTACCTCGGTTTGCAAAAATTAACATTCGTAATTCTTTAAAAAAGGTAACGCGAGTTGACAATATTTCCGGACAGACGTTTTATCTAGAGATCTATAAGGAAACAGGGTTAGGTGGCACACAAGTTCAAATACCGACAAAAGCATTGCCTTTCTTCAATAAGAATATCGGCCGCCCTATTCATATTCGGATAAAAGTCGCCGACACTGATGTTCGAGACGCTTATATACACCATTTCCGGAATAATACCCATAGAATTACTATAAGGGAACTCTCTGGAATAAAACGCCCAGCTATCGTGAAATTTAAGAAATCATCACATGAATATAATACATATACTTGTGACATAATTACTGGAGGACAGTATACGAAGTCTCTGGCTAAGTGTAAAAATAAAACCCGATCTGGCGCGAAGGGTTGGGGGATTGAGTAA